One region of Miscanthus floridulus cultivar M001 chromosome 19, ASM1932011v1, whole genome shotgun sequence genomic DNA includes:
- the LOC136526488 gene encoding uncharacterized protein codes for MDQQPKIEADFLDPTLLLGETHYQEGYKNGYNDGLASGKEEGRHVGLKMGFQVGEELGFFQGCLDVWTSAILIDQSAFSARVRKNIEQLAALVGSYPLSDPENEHIQDVMEKIRLKFRVITASLGVKLEYEGHPTSSKQDVEDL; via the coding sequence ATGGATCAGCAACCTAAGATTGAGGCTGATTTTCTTGACCCAACATTACTCTTAGGTGAGACACATTATCAGGAGGGGTATAAAAATGGCTATAATGATGGTTTGGCATCTGGAAAGGAAGAGGGAAGGCACGTTGGTTTAAAGATGGGTTTCCAAGTCGGTGAAGAACTGGGTTTCTTTCAGGGCTGTCTGGATGTGTGGACGTCTGCAATTCTCATTGATCAGAGCGCCTTCTCAGCTCGGGTCAGGAAGAATATTGAGCAGCTAGCTGCACTGGTGGGCAGCTATCCGCTGTCTGATCCAGAGAATGAACACATTCAAGACGTGATGGAGAAGATAAGGCTGAAATTCAGGGTTATCACTGCAAGCTTAGGAGTGAAGTTAGAGTATGAAGGCCACCCCACATCATCAAAGCAGGACGTTGAAGACCTGTGA